From Agrobacterium tumefaciens, a single genomic window includes:
- a CDS encoding TIGR04028 family ABC transporter substrate-binding protein, whose protein sequence is MTPYRKIIALSLGLLAASALTSQSSAADQPVKGGTLVYLEQQAHTNLYPPAGGFYPNGGILNQITDKLTYQNPKTLEIEPWLAETWQVNDNATEYTFKLRPGITFSDGTPLDAAAVAKNFDTFGLGNKALKQPVSEVVNNYDRSEVIDPLTVKFHFKKPSPGFLQGTSVIGSGIVSLKTLELPFEQLGDATKIIGSGPFVVSGETLGKSLDLKAREDYNWGPAKLDHQGRAYLDGIKYIITGEDSVRIGALLAGQADYIRQIQAYDEPQVETQGFNIYAPGTRGVNNSIVFRADNPLVADLRVRQGLSLAVNRDEIISTIFSKNYPKATSILASSAIGYVPQTDKLQYDPEKAKALLDEAGYKLGPDGIRAKDGQQLVLTGYESLPQPQSRATLQLIAQQWAKIGVKFNVLAGDAGSKTVDELDPAKTPVAVAMVGRADPDVVKSQYYPTNRNLLLQKGGTSDKVKSFSDDKLNAILDDIASEPNREKRLNAVKDAQAYVLEQAYAVPLFEEPQAFAGAPYVKGVAFEAVGRPSFYSTWLDK, encoded by the coding sequence ATGACGCCTTATCGAAAAATTATTGCCCTAAGCCTTGGCCTCCTGGCTGCCTCCGCCCTGACATCGCAAAGCAGCGCGGCTGATCAACCTGTCAAAGGCGGAACACTTGTCTATCTTGAGCAACAGGCACACACCAATCTCTACCCACCAGCCGGCGGTTTTTATCCGAATGGCGGTATTCTCAACCAGATCACCGACAAGCTGACCTATCAGAATCCCAAAACGCTCGAGATTGAGCCATGGCTGGCCGAAACCTGGCAAGTCAATGATAATGCAACGGAATACACATTCAAACTACGCCCGGGAATTACCTTTTCTGATGGTACCCCACTTGACGCTGCGGCGGTCGCCAAGAACTTCGACACCTTCGGACTGGGCAACAAGGCGCTCAAACAGCCTGTCTCCGAAGTCGTCAACAATTATGATCGCAGCGAAGTCATCGATCCACTGACAGTGAAGTTCCATTTCAAGAAGCCCTCACCTGGCTTCCTTCAGGGTACATCCGTCATTGGCTCCGGCATCGTGTCGCTCAAGACACTTGAGCTTCCCTTTGAACAGCTTGGCGACGCAACCAAGATCATCGGCTCAGGTCCTTTCGTTGTTTCGGGTGAGACGCTTGGCAAGTCGCTCGATCTCAAAGCACGCGAGGACTACAACTGGGGACCTGCGAAGCTTGATCATCAGGGCCGCGCCTATCTCGATGGTATCAAGTACATCATCACCGGAGAAGACAGCGTTCGTATCGGCGCGCTTCTTGCCGGACAGGCCGATTATATTCGCCAGATCCAGGCCTATGATGAGCCTCAGGTGGAAACCCAAGGCTTCAATATCTACGCCCCCGGCACGCGCGGCGTGAACAACTCCATTGTTTTCCGCGCCGACAACCCGCTTGTTGCCGACCTCCGTGTCCGCCAGGGTCTGTCTCTCGCCGTCAATCGCGACGAGATCATCTCCACGATCTTTTCAAAGAATTATCCAAAAGCCACTTCGATCCTAGCATCGAGTGCCATCGGTTATGTACCGCAGACCGACAAGCTTCAGTACGACCCCGAAAAGGCTAAGGCCCTCCTGGACGAGGCAGGCTACAAGCTCGGACCAGATGGCATTCGTGCCAAGGATGGCCAGCAGCTTGTCCTGACAGGATACGAGTCTCTGCCACAACCTCAGAGCCGGGCGACGCTGCAATTGATTGCACAGCAGTGGGCGAAAATCGGCGTCAAATTCAACGTGCTCGCGGGCGATGCCGGCAGCAAGACGGTCGATGAACTCGATCCGGCAAAAACACCTGTTGCTGTGGCCATGGTGGGTCGCGCCGATCCGGATGTGGTCAAAAGCCAGTATTACCCGACCAACCGAAATCTGCTGCTGCAAAAGGGCGGGACCAGCGACAAGGTAAAATCCTTCTCAGACGACAAGCTGAATGCCATTCTCGATGACATTGCCTCTGAACCCAATCGCGAGAAACGCCTGAACGCCGTCAAAGATGCTCAGGCATATGTGCTGGAGCAGGCTTACGCGGTGCCGCTTTTTGAGGAACCACAGGCATTCGCCGGTGCCCCTTATGTCAAGGGCGTTGCGTTCGAAGCCGTCGGTCGGCCTTCTTTCTACAGCACCTGGCTCGACAAGTAA
- a CDS encoding tRNA glutamyl-Q(34) synthetase GluQRS has protein sequence MAEETMPSPARQKPVYRFAPSPNGPLHLGHAFSAFLNHDMALEAGGRFLLRIEDIDRTRCTPDFEEAIYDDLHWLGLDWEQPVRRQSEHFDEYRRALENLINAGLAYPAFLSRGETKALVRAHEEDGKIWPRDPDGAPHYPSIDRERSTSDRAALLSSGRQFAWRMDMKKAIETAGASLFWRESGDGETGEIAVDPAIWGDIILSRSDAPSSYHLSVVLDDALQGITHVVRGMDLFFATAIHRLLQQLLDLPAPLYHHHRLILGTDGRKLSKSEGSTGLAALKTAGATAADVRRLIGLD, from the coding sequence ATGGCAGAAGAAACCATGCCTTCGCCCGCCCGTCAAAAGCCTGTTTATCGTTTTGCACCGAGCCCAAACGGTCCCTTGCATCTGGGACATGCCTTCTCCGCATTCCTGAACCACGATATGGCTCTGGAAGCTGGGGGACGCTTTCTGCTGCGTATCGAGGATATCGACCGGACGCGCTGCACACCGGATTTCGAAGAAGCGATCTACGACGATCTCCATTGGCTTGGACTTGACTGGGAGCAGCCGGTTCGCCGCCAATCCGAGCACTTCGACGAGTATCGCCGTGCACTTGAGAACCTGATAAACGCAGGTTTGGCCTACCCGGCGTTTTTAAGTCGCGGCGAAACGAAGGCGCTCGTCAGGGCTCATGAAGAGGATGGCAAAATCTGGCCGCGCGATCCTGATGGTGCGCCACACTATCCATCGATCGACAGGGAGCGATCAACGAGCGACCGCGCCGCACTACTCTCGTCGGGAAGACAGTTTGCCTGGCGGATGGATATGAAAAAGGCAATAGAAACAGCGGGCGCTTCGCTCTTCTGGCGAGAAAGCGGTGATGGTGAAACGGGAGAAATTGCGGTTGATCCTGCGATCTGGGGCGACATCATTCTGTCTCGCTCCGATGCGCCGTCGAGCTATCACCTCTCCGTTGTGCTGGACGATGCACTGCAAGGGATTACCCATGTTGTAAGAGGCATGGACCTATTTTTTGCGACCGCCATCCACCGGCTGCTGCAGCAATTGCTTGATCTGCCCGCCCCACTCTATCATCACCACCGGCTGATCCTGGGAACTGACGGACGCAAGCTTTCGAAAAGTGAAGGCAGCACTGGTCTTGCCGCACTCAAAACAGCAGGCGCTACCGCTGCAGATGTTCGCCGTCTCATAGGTCTCGACTGA
- a CDS encoding DNA-3-methyladenine glycosylase 2 family protein, which yields MKIIRGIDEISEGLDHLVRLDPHLQPVVEKAGSLELRLAEPGFAGLAHIVVSQMVSRASANAIWGRIVAGTGKVTAENYLAVSSELRAGFGLSGAKARTLEGLAKAVITGEIDLQAVSRIEAPDALAQLTALRGIGPWTAEVYLMFCGGHPDIFPVGDVALRAAVGHALVLENRPEAKWLMQRAEVWTPWRSVAARLFWAYYASVMRRDAIPLP from the coding sequence ATGAAGATTATCAGGGGTATCGACGAGATCAGCGAAGGTCTTGATCATCTTGTGCGTCTCGATCCACATCTCCAGCCGGTTGTCGAAAAAGCCGGGTCTCTGGAACTGCGTCTTGCTGAACCAGGTTTTGCGGGTCTGGCCCATATCGTCGTGTCACAAATGGTGTCCCGTGCCAGTGCCAACGCAATATGGGGCCGGATTGTCGCGGGAACGGGTAAAGTCACTGCGGAGAACTATCTTGCTGTCTCGTCGGAGCTGCGTGCCGGTTTTGGCCTTTCAGGCGCCAAGGCGCGCACGTTGGAAGGTTTGGCCAAGGCTGTCATAACCGGGGAGATCGATCTACAGGCGGTCAGTCGGATAGAGGCACCTGACGCACTTGCACAACTGACAGCTTTACGCGGCATCGGTCCCTGGACGGCTGAAGTTTATCTGATGTTTTGCGGCGGACACCCCGATATTTTTCCGGTGGGGGATGTGGCTCTAAGAGCGGCGGTTGGACACGCGCTGGTGCTGGAGAACCGGCCGGAGGCAAAATGGCTGATGCAGCGTGCCGAGGTTTGGACGCCATGGCGATCAGTTGCGGCCCGTCTGTTCTGGGCATATTACGCCAGTGTCATGCGGCGCGATGCGATACCATTGCCTTGA
- a CDS encoding XRE family transcriptional regulator, with product MATEKLFIGRKVRSLRENARTTQAQFAERLGISASYLNQIENNQRPVSAAVLVTLVEKFQLDMTELSAGESDRLVSAVREALKDPLFLNYEPGLQELKLIAQNAPGFAHALLRAHQAYRQNSEQLLRLDESLGRGASQVETTPYEEVRDFFHFVDNYVDEIDTLAENLAYQLDIDGGETYGILSAHLRENHAIRIERADAAGTLIRRFDPERKTLTINAYAPMATRSFQVALQIAQLDAGHAIENVLSNAGFRTTEAKEICRIGLHNYFAAALVLPYRHFHRAAQELRHDLELLSARFGASLEQVAHRLSTLQRPGMKGVPIFFAKIDRAGNITKRHSATKLQFARFGAACPLWNIHQAFESSDRIVRQLAETPDGVRYLSIATQIEKASAGFDADRPRYAIALGCEISHADNFVYADTLDLANTSSFKPIGVSCRVCERVDCVQRAVPPLKRKLHVDHRSRGPLPYQIVDY from the coding sequence ATGGCGACAGAAAAACTCTTCATTGGCCGCAAAGTGCGCAGCCTGCGCGAGAACGCCCGCACAACGCAGGCACAGTTTGCAGAGAGGCTCGGCATTTCGGCAAGCTACCTAAACCAGATCGAAAACAACCAGCGCCCGGTTTCAGCGGCTGTCCTCGTTACCTTGGTGGAAAAATTTCAGCTCGACATGACCGAACTTTCGGCGGGCGAGAGTGACCGCCTTGTATCGGCGGTCCGAGAAGCCCTGAAAGACCCTCTCTTCCTCAACTATGAGCCAGGCTTGCAGGAATTGAAGCTGATCGCGCAAAACGCCCCAGGTTTCGCGCACGCATTGTTGCGTGCCCATCAGGCCTATCGCCAGAACAGCGAGCAACTGCTTCGTCTGGATGAAAGCCTGGGACGAGGTGCCTCTCAGGTGGAAACCACGCCATACGAGGAAGTCAGAGACTTCTTTCATTTTGTTGACAACTATGTCGATGAAATCGACACACTTGCCGAGAACCTAGCATATCAGTTGGACATCGACGGCGGCGAGACCTACGGCATCCTTTCCGCGCATCTGCGTGAAAACCATGCCATCCGCATTGAAAGAGCGGATGCAGCCGGCACCCTGATCCGGCGCTTCGATCCGGAACGAAAGACGCTGACGATTAACGCTTATGCACCTATGGCGACGCGCAGCTTTCAGGTGGCGTTGCAGATCGCCCAGCTCGATGCCGGTCACGCAATCGAAAATGTCTTGTCGAATGCTGGTTTCCGGACAACGGAAGCGAAAGAAATCTGTCGCATCGGTCTCCACAACTACTTCGCCGCAGCCCTTGTTTTGCCCTACCGCCACTTCCACCGGGCGGCCCAAGAGCTACGTCACGATCTGGAGCTGCTGTCGGCGCGTTTTGGCGCCAGTCTGGAGCAGGTTGCTCATCGGTTAAGCACGCTGCAGCGGCCAGGGATGAAGGGCGTCCCGATCTTTTTTGCCAAGATCGACCGGGCCGGCAACATCACCAAGCGACACAGTGCGACAAAGTTGCAGTTTGCCCGTTTTGGTGCGGCCTGTCCGCTATGGAACATCCATCAGGCCTTTGAAAGCTCTGACCGCATCGTTCGCCAGCTTGCCGAAACACCGGATGGGGTGCGCTATCTGTCCATCGCAACACAAATCGAGAAAGCAAGCGCCGGTTTCGATGCCGACAGACCACGTTATGCCATCGCACTGGGCTGTGAAATTTCCCATGCGGACAATTTCGTCTACGCCGACACGCTGGATCTCGCCAACACCTCCTCTTTCAAACCCATTGGTGTGTCCTGTCGCGTCTGCGAGCGTGTCGATTGCGTGCAGCGTGCCGTGCCGCCATTGAAGCGCAAACTGCATGTCGACCACCGTTCTCGTGGCCCATTGCCCTATCAGATCGTGGACTACTGA